A genome region from Thermococcus gorgonarius includes the following:
- a CDS encoding MATE family efflux transporter, whose amino-acid sequence MERGKLLKMREEILNGPIEKTLLKLAYPLIVNNLVQVLYNITDTFWLGKLGREALAAPGTSWPIIGTLMALGMGFATAGFALVGQYIGAGNYERANRSAGALYSLMFLFSTATAIISLAILPYALRFMKVTPNVYPYAKAYAQVVFAGVPLSFSFMAFSALMRASGDTKTPVKISMLTVGMNIVLDPIFIFVLGLGVEGAAIATVLSNGTGAIIGAKILTSGKAGLHLTRETMKPDFGFYRKIFHVGLPSAVGQSADSFGFVVLTRIIYGYGDVVYAAYTITTRLVNFITSIARGVSMAMGTMIAQNVGAENYGRAKKIAERAMVINFLIASFAIVIIGLFRVSVFRVFLDDPAVIAQSEYVLKYFLISVPFFNGIFVVVTRTFSSAGHTKKSMFLSMLRLWGLRIPLSYAFGYVGAITVLGLTIPLAKLFGFTSKGVFFGMGMSNFLAALVALAWFMRGTWMKRIIEEK is encoded by the coding sequence ATGGAGCGCGGAAAACTGCTCAAAATGCGCGAGGAAATACTCAACGGCCCCATTGAAAAGACACTCCTCAAGTTAGCATATCCTCTAATCGTCAACAACCTCGTTCAGGTTCTCTACAACATAACGGACACCTTCTGGCTCGGCAAACTCGGTAGGGAGGCTCTGGCCGCTCCCGGAACGAGCTGGCCGATAATAGGAACCCTAATGGCCCTCGGCATGGGCTTTGCAACGGCCGGCTTTGCCCTCGTCGGCCAGTACATAGGCGCGGGGAACTACGAAAGGGCCAACCGCTCCGCTGGAGCGCTCTACTCGCTCATGTTCCTCTTCTCCACGGCAACCGCCATAATAAGCCTGGCCATCCTCCCCTACGCGCTCCGCTTCATGAAAGTCACACCCAACGTCTACCCATACGCAAAGGCCTACGCGCAGGTGGTCTTCGCCGGCGTACCACTGTCATTCTCCTTCATGGCGTTCTCTGCCCTCATGAGGGCTTCTGGAGATACAAAGACGCCGGTGAAGATAAGCATGCTTACCGTTGGGATGAACATAGTTCTCGACCCGATTTTCATATTCGTCCTTGGGCTCGGCGTTGAGGGAGCGGCGATCGCCACGGTTCTCTCAAACGGCACTGGAGCCATAATCGGCGCGAAGATTCTGACAAGCGGGAAGGCCGGCCTGCACCTCACGCGCGAGACCATGAAGCCTGATTTCGGGTTTTACAGGAAGATATTCCACGTTGGCCTTCCGTCGGCCGTTGGCCAGTCAGCGGACAGCTTCGGCTTCGTCGTCCTCACAAGGATCATCTACGGCTACGGTGATGTCGTTTACGCTGCCTACACCATAACCACCCGCCTCGTCAACTTCATAACGAGCATAGCGAGGGGCGTTAGCATGGCCATGGGGACGATGATAGCCCAGAACGTTGGGGCCGAAAACTACGGGAGGGCCAAGAAAATAGCTGAGAGGGCAATGGTGATCAACTTCCTCATAGCGAGCTTTGCGATAGTCATCATCGGCCTCTTCCGGGTTTCCGTTTTCAGGGTCTTCCTGGATGATCCAGCGGTTATAGCCCAGAGTGAGTACGTGCTCAAGTACTTCCTCATCTCCGTGCCCTTCTTCAACGGGATATTCGTCGTTGTCACGAGGACCTTTAGCTCAGCAGGCCACACAAAGAAGAGCATGTTCCTCAGCATGCTGCGCCTCTGGGGCCTCAGGATTCCGCTTAGCTACGCCTTTGGCTACGTTGGGGCGATAACAGTGCTGGGCCTCACAATTCCGCTGGCAAAGCTCTTCGGCTTCACGAGCAAGGGAGTATTCTTCGGGATGGGCATGAGCAACTTTCTGGCGGCGCTGGTGGCTCTAGCCTGGTTCATGCGCGGAACCTGGATGAAGAGGATAATAGAAGAAAAATAG
- a CDS encoding prolyl oligopeptidase family serine peptidase has translation MEDPYLWMENLNDERVLKLVEEENKRFREFVGKLSDELFPEVWEYYSMPTLYGARLTEKGVIAMYKERDRQVIRWLGRDVIIDSKELEKELNDEVLLQGFTADKSGKLLAYSFSIGGADEGITRIVNLETGEILEEFKPSVWNITFLENGYYFSRFYRHGETPDGVKAPAVRLFWKDESGERIVFGKGLGSGYFMGLRKSTDEKWAMLTVTFGWNKADIYIGPIDAPDLWGKVYSAEVPAEPIDVINGRLYVLTREGKGLGKVIVIEGENVTEVIPEGEFPLEWAVISGDKILAGRLVHASHRLEVYSLNGEKLDDVTFDLPGSVYPLDTDGKRVLLRYESFTVPYRLYEFDGELKLVEKQEVEGDFRVEEDFAVSKDGTKIHYFHVKGTEDKKKVWVFGYGGFNISLTPRFFPQAIPFIKRGGSFAMANLRGGSEYGEEWHRAGMRENKQNVFDDFIAVLSKLKGEGYRVAAWGRSNGGLLVSATLTQRPDVMDSALIGYPVIDMLRFHKLYIGSVWVPEYGNPDDPKDREFLLKYSPYHNIDLNKKYPPTLIYTGLHDDRVHPAHALKFFAKMKEIGAPVYLRVETKSGHMGASPETRARELADMLAFVVKTLG, from the coding sequence GTGGAGGATCCATACCTGTGGATGGAAAACCTCAACGATGAGCGCGTTTTAAAGCTCGTTGAGGAGGAAAACAAACGCTTTAGGGAGTTCGTTGGAAAGCTAAGCGACGAGCTCTTTCCCGAAGTCTGGGAGTACTACTCAATGCCGACCCTCTATGGCGCGAGGCTTACGGAAAAGGGTGTTATAGCTATGTACAAGGAGAGGGACAGACAGGTTATTCGGTGGCTCGGAAGAGATGTCATAATTGACTCAAAGGAGCTCGAAAAGGAGCTCAACGACGAGGTTCTCCTCCAGGGGTTCACCGCTGATAAGTCAGGAAAGCTCCTCGCCTACAGCTTCTCCATAGGAGGAGCGGACGAGGGGATAACCCGGATAGTGAACCTCGAAACCGGCGAAATCCTGGAAGAGTTTAAGCCCTCGGTCTGGAACATCACGTTCCTTGAGAACGGCTACTACTTCAGCAGGTTCTACAGGCACGGGGAGACGCCGGACGGGGTTAAAGCTCCGGCTGTCAGGCTCTTCTGGAAGGACGAGAGCGGCGAGAGGATAGTCTTCGGGAAGGGGCTTGGCTCGGGCTACTTTATGGGACTCAGGAAGAGCACCGATGAAAAGTGGGCGATGCTCACCGTCACCTTCGGCTGGAACAAGGCGGATATCTACATCGGACCGATAGACGCCCCCGACCTGTGGGGAAAGGTTTACTCCGCTGAAGTTCCAGCGGAACCTATAGACGTTATCAACGGCAGGCTCTACGTCCTCACAAGAGAGGGCAAGGGGCTTGGAAAGGTAATAGTCATCGAAGGAGAGAACGTCACCGAGGTAATTCCCGAAGGAGAGTTCCCGCTAGAGTGGGCTGTAATCTCTGGCGACAAAATCCTCGCCGGCAGGCTCGTTCACGCTAGCCACAGGCTTGAGGTCTACTCGCTTAATGGCGAAAAGCTCGACGATGTAACCTTCGACCTCCCCGGAAGCGTCTACCCGCTCGACACCGACGGGAAGAGGGTCCTTCTCCGCTACGAGAGCTTCACCGTGCCCTATCGCCTCTACGAGTTCGACGGGGAGCTTAAGCTCGTCGAAAAGCAGGAAGTTGAGGGCGACTTCAGAGTTGAGGAGGACTTCGCGGTCTCAAAGGACGGCACGAAAATCCACTACTTCCACGTGAAGGGAACGGAGGACAAGAAAAAAGTCTGGGTCTTCGGCTACGGAGGATTTAACATCTCGCTGACGCCCCGCTTTTTCCCGCAGGCGATTCCATTCATCAAGCGCGGTGGAAGCTTTGCGATGGCCAACCTGCGCGGTGGAAGTGAGTACGGCGAGGAGTGGCACAGGGCGGGAATGAGGGAAAACAAGCAGAACGTCTTCGACGACTTCATAGCCGTCCTTAGCAAGCTCAAGGGGGAGGGCTACAGGGTTGCAGCGTGGGGAAGGAGCAACGGGGGGCTTTTGGTTTCGGCAACGCTCACCCAGAGGCCCGACGTCATGGACTCAGCACTGATAGGCTATCCCGTCATTGACATGCTCAGGTTCCACAAGCTCTACATCGGTAGCGTGTGGGTTCCTGAGTACGGCAACCCAGACGACCCGAAGGACAGGGAGTTCCTGCTGAAATACTCACCGTACCACAACATTGACCTCAATAAGAAATACCCGCCAACGCTCATCTACACGGGCCTGCACGACGACAGGGTTCATCCGGCGCACGCCCTCAAGTTCTTCGCAAAGATGAAAGAGATCGGCGCGCCGGTTTACCTCCGTGTCGAGACCAAGAGCGGTCACATGGGTGCATCGCCGGAGACGAGGGCGAGGGAGCTGGCTGATATGCTTGCATTCGTGGTAAAAACCCTCGGCTGA
- a CDS encoding VIT1/CCC1 transporter family protein, which translates to MEEMLKLAKKFYKDEYSDSVLYAKLSRTEKDKNIREEFLRLSQIESKHARFWYEFLKARGIEVKKPEINRMHELSIRILRKLLGPGAVASLLELGERSAVQKYFRYLTEYSDKLSSEEIEKLKEVILDELEHEQFFRESKKSFHTENIRDLVLGMNDGLVEILGAVTGLSAVYTTTPKLVGISGVIVGVAGSLSMGIGAFISVRSQRQVNEALRERMKVLFKISPEKAKEEIKERLIEGGVPEEVAENTAEELAKRGEGIVELLAPEGNENEVRSALYTGIAYLLGVIFPVLPYFLAPTSTVALPFSILLAGTVLAIVATLVSILSGISIKSKIIEMVTTGLGAAFLSYLFGRLMEGVFHVSTL; encoded by the coding sequence GTGGAGGAGATGCTTAAGCTGGCCAAAAAATTCTACAAAGATGAATACTCCGATTCAGTATTGTATGCCAAACTTTCAAGGACGGAAAAGGACAAAAACATCAGGGAAGAGTTTCTCCGCCTCTCGCAGATTGAGTCCAAACATGCGAGGTTCTGGTATGAGTTCCTGAAAGCCCGGGGGATAGAGGTTAAAAAACCAGAGATCAATAGAATGCACGAACTTAGTATAAGGATTTTGAGAAAACTCCTGGGGCCCGGTGCCGTTGCGTCTCTTCTAGAGCTGGGGGAAAGAAGCGCCGTCCAGAAGTACTTCCGATACCTAACAGAATACTCGGACAAGCTCTCCTCGGAGGAGATTGAAAAGCTGAAGGAGGTCATCCTCGATGAGCTGGAGCACGAACAGTTCTTTAGGGAAAGCAAAAAGAGCTTCCACACCGAGAACATTCGAGATCTGGTCCTTGGGATGAACGATGGGCTGGTAGAGATACTCGGTGCAGTGACCGGGCTCTCAGCGGTTTACACCACCACTCCAAAACTGGTGGGAATAAGCGGGGTTATCGTTGGCGTTGCGGGCTCTCTCTCAATGGGTATTGGGGCCTTCATTTCGGTTCGCTCGCAGAGGCAGGTAAATGAGGCACTGAGGGAAAGGATGAAGGTTCTCTTTAAAATCTCCCCCGAAAAGGCAAAGGAGGAAATAAAGGAACGCCTGATCGAGGGTGGCGTTCCAGAGGAAGTGGCCGAAAACACAGCTGAAGAGCTTGCAAAAAGAGGAGAGGGCATTGTTGAACTCCTAGCGCCAGAAGGAAACGAGAACGAAGTCCGTTCGGCACTGTATACAGGCATAGCCTATCTTCTCGGCGTGATCTTCCCGGTTCTCCCCTATTTCCTGGCACCCACGTCCACAGTGGCGCTACCGTTCTCAATACTCCTCGCGGGGACAGTTCTAGCCATCGTGGCAACCCTGGTATCAATACTCTCAGGGATTTCCATAAAGTCAAAAATTATCGAGATGGTTACAACGGGCCTTGGGGCGGCGTTCCTGAGCTACCTCTTTGGCAGGTTAATGGAGGGCGTTTTCCACGTGTCCACCCTTTGA
- a CDS encoding GNAT family N-acetyltransferase, producing MGDEEKSLKIERVNNPLELKDELLKFVFRVYQGTGGAYPALEWVEKKPSVDDFEGFKRVYEPFLEFRLGKEFDELYVLKKDGRIIGTVALVYNLEGKNVWWVPEEIKNEKSGLIEFFMVDPAYRGKGYGSMLLEFAVERLKEFGREAYVITFPDLEAYSYYMKKGFTRVMDYREFVVLKYGGEGRGGDA from the coding sequence ATGGGAGACGAAGAAAAAAGCCTGAAAATTGAGAGAGTTAATAATCCCCTCGAGCTGAAGGATGAGCTCCTCAAGTTCGTCTTTCGAGTTTACCAGGGTACCGGCGGAGCGTATCCTGCCCTAGAGTGGGTGGAGAAGAAGCCTTCGGTGGATGATTTCGAGGGCTTCAAAAGGGTCTACGAGCCCTTCCTGGAGTTCAGGCTTGGTAAAGAGTTCGACGAGCTATACGTGCTGAAGAAGGACGGACGAATAATTGGGACCGTGGCCCTCGTCTACAACCTCGAAGGCAAGAATGTGTGGTGGGTGCCGGAGGAAATAAAGAACGAGAAGAGCGGCCTCATCGAGTTCTTCATGGTTGATCCAGCTTACAGGGGCAAAGGCTACGGCTCAATGCTCCTTGAGTTCGCTGTGGAGAGGCTGAAGGAGTTTGGTAGAGAGGCTTACGTGATAACTTTCCCCGACCTTGAGGCGTATTCTTATTATATGAAAAAGGGCTTCACCAGGGTCATGGACTACAGAGAGTTCGTGGTGCTCAAGTACGGGGGTGAGGGCCGTGGAGGAGATGCTTAA
- a CDS encoding peroxiredoxin, whose translation MEYLDIKVLDEDGKEKPLRDLVFGRWTVLYFYPKDNTPGCTTEAKEFTELLPEFEKLGVQVIGVSRDSPKSHQRFKEKHGLKVKLISDPNAELHRALGAWGKKKSYGREYEGAIRSTFILNPEGEIVWKKIKVRAKGHAAQVLEEIKKLIGTEN comes from the coding sequence ATGGAGTACCTCGACATAAAAGTCCTTGATGAAGATGGAAAGGAAAAGCCCCTGAGAGACCTCGTCTTTGGCAGGTGGACGGTTCTCTACTTCTACCCAAAGGACAACACGCCTGGCTGCACCACTGAGGCCAAGGAATTCACAGAACTGCTTCCGGAGTTCGAAAAGCTTGGCGTTCAGGTTATCGGCGTTTCCCGGGATTCGCCAAAGAGCCATCAGAGGTTCAAGGAGAAGCACGGCCTCAAAGTAAAGTTGATCAGCGATCCCAACGCCGAGCTCCACAGGGCCCTTGGAGCGTGGGGCAAGAAAAAGAGCTACGGAAGGGAGTATGAGGGAGCGATAAGGAGCACCTTCATTCTGAACCCCGAGGGAGAAATCGTGTGGAAGAAGATAAAGGTTCGGGCCAAGGGACACGCCGCCCAGGTGCTTGAGGAGATCAAAAAGCTAATAGGAACGGAAAACTAA
- a CDS encoding ferritin-like domain-containing protein → MKELEALALALEVEKAELKFYIKLAKKAKDERAKKMFLFLAGEEAEHWDIFEEKFVEALVEKCELPAVDKELLEKLVVQVDEENLSEVDAVKIGMEQEKLTWEFYERAAKEAEHESVKRVFEELAKIEKAHYELLKAQYDSVMKTGIWMDYQDFSLEVD, encoded by the coding sequence ATGAAGGAGCTTGAGGCTTTAGCCCTCGCCCTTGAAGTTGAAAAGGCCGAGCTTAAGTTCTACATTAAGCTTGCGAAAAAAGCTAAGGACGAGAGGGCGAAGAAGATGTTCCTCTTCCTCGCTGGAGAAGAGGCCGAGCACTGGGACATCTTTGAGGAGAAATTCGTTGAGGCGCTGGTCGAAAAGTGTGAGCTCCCAGCGGTGGACAAGGAGCTCCTAGAAAAGCTGGTTGTTCAGGTTGATGAAGAAAACCTCAGTGAGGTCGACGCGGTTAAGATCGGCATGGAGCAGGAAAAGCTGACCTGGGAGTTCTACGAGAGGGCCGCTAAGGAAGCGGAGCACGAGAGCGTCAAGAGAGTTTTTGAGGAGCTGGCGAAGATTGAGAAGGCCCACTACGAACTGCTTAAGGCGCAGTACGACTCGGTGATGAAGACAGGCATATGGATGGACTACCAGGACTTCAGCCTTGAGGTTGATTGA
- a CDS encoding Fur family transcriptional regulator, with translation MWREKAIERLKESGYKLTPQRLRLIEVLEEFGPSHPSLTELLEEIRKEFPTMSFSTLYSNLITLKELGLIELFSLEGETRVEVNTKPHLNLIMGEKIIDVNDPEIINAIKQKIGKNVKLVNVLVE, from the coding sequence ATGTGGAGAGAAAAGGCCATAGAAAGGCTCAAAGAGAGTGGCTACAAGCTCACGCCCCAGAGGCTCAGGCTCATTGAAGTTCTGGAGGAATTTGGGCCATCTCATCCATCGCTTACCGAGCTCCTTGAGGAAATAAGAAAGGAGTTTCCAACTATGAGCTTCTCAACCCTATACTCAAATCTGATAACCCTTAAGGAGCTTGGCCTCATAGAGCTCTTCTCCCTCGAAGGCGAGACCAGAGTAGAGGTCAACACCAAACCTCACCTAAACCTGATAATGGGAGAAAAAATCATCGATGTTAACGATCCCGAGATAATCAACGCAATAAAGCAAAAGATAGGGAAGAACGTCAAGCTCGTCAACGTGCTGGTTGAATAA
- the dps gene encoding DNA protection during starvation protein, producing MSEHNRRLVEKAGIDVEKLLDMLLKAAAAEFTTYYYYTVLRNHAAGLEGETIKEIVEDARLEDRNHFEALVPRIYELGGELPRDIVEFSKMAWCRDAYLPEEPTVENILKVLLEAERCAVGVYTEICNYTMGKDPRTYDLALAILHEEIEHEAWFEELLTGKPSGHFRRSKPGESPFVSKFLR from the coding sequence ATGTCGGAACACAACAGAAGGTTGGTTGAAAAGGCAGGAATAGACGTGGAAAAGCTCCTGGACATGCTGCTGAAGGCGGCCGCTGCGGAGTTTACGACCTATTACTACTACACTGTTCTGAGGAACCACGCCGCAGGCTTGGAAGGCGAAACGATAAAGGAAATCGTCGAGGATGCGCGCCTTGAGGACAGGAACCACTTTGAGGCCCTCGTGCCGAGGATTTACGAGCTCGGCGGAGAGCTCCCGAGGGACATCGTGGAATTCTCGAAGATGGCCTGGTGCCGCGACGCTTATCTGCCGGAGGAGCCCACTGTAGAGAACATCCTTAAGGTCCTCCTCGAAGCGGAGCGCTGTGCGGTTGGTGTCTACACGGAGATATGCAATTACACGATGGGCAAAGACCCGAGGACCTACGACTTGGCCCTGGCAATCCTCCACGAGGAGATAGAGCACGAAGCTTGGTTCGAGGAGCTTTTGACCGGCAAGCCAAGCGGCCACTTCAGGCGGAGCAAACCCGGAGAGAGCCCCTTTGTCTCGAAGTTCCTGAGGTGA
- a CDS encoding ferritin family protein, whose translation MLAKYPFELPKDRPLTKTEIAQALRWAIEAELDAINIYEQLAAGIEDERIRHIFLDVANEEKEHFGEFLAALFEVDEELAKYMKEGFEEVEEETGIKVNFLK comes from the coding sequence ATGCTCGCCAAATACCCCTTTGAGCTCCCAAAGGACAGGCCCTTGACCAAGACCGAGATAGCGCAGGCCCTCCGCTGGGCCATCGAGGCGGAGCTTGATGCGATAAACATCTACGAGCAACTTGCCGCTGGAATAGAGGACGAGAGGATAAGGCACATCTTCCTTGATGTAGCCAACGAGGAGAAGGAGCACTTTGGTGAGTTCCTCGCGGCTCTCTTCGAGGTTGATGAAGAACTCGCGAAATACATGAAGGAAGGCTTCGAGGAAGTTGAGGAGGAGACGGGGATAAAGGTGAACTTTCTGAAGTAA
- a CDS encoding DUF555 domain-containing protein produces the protein MGDYVVVLEAPIIVKDVETNEDAINVAVSKVTKALNRENLDFVRVELGYSQCPVCGAHFESAFVIGNVGLVGIYLTLKVFNAQSIEHAERIAKAVVGKALKKVPLKVFEIRELKNSEEENGISLE, from the coding sequence ATGGGGGACTACGTGGTGGTTCTTGAAGCACCGATAATAGTTAAAGACGTCGAAACGAACGAAGATGCCATAAACGTGGCGGTAAGTAAAGTTACAAAGGCTCTCAACAGGGAAAACCTCGACTTCGTTAGGGTCGAGCTGGGTTACTCCCAGTGTCCCGTCTGCGGAGCCCACTTTGAGAGCGCCTTCGTAATAGGCAACGTTGGTCTCGTTGGTATATACCTGACCCTCAAGGTCTTCAACGCTCAGAGCATAGAGCACGCCGAGAGAATAGCGAAGGCCGTCGTTGGAAAGGCCCTAAAAAAAGTCCCGCTGAAGGTTTTTGAAATAAGGGAACTCAAAAATTCAGAAGAAGAAAACGGGATTAGTCTGGAATGA
- a CDS encoding DUF357 domain-containing protein, with protein MEREISEERLQRYFKITGEALKRLEVVVHEKSLLGVVARDFLTMARSYFEDAKYYYEKGDYVTAFAALNYAHGFIDAGVRLGVFKGEDDRLFAFG; from the coding sequence GTGGAGCGAGAGATCTCAGAGGAGAGGCTCCAGAGGTATTTTAAAATAACAGGCGAGGCTCTTAAAAGGCTCGAAGTGGTGGTTCACGAGAAGAGCCTCCTGGGCGTTGTTGCCAGGGATTTCTTAACCATGGCGAGAAGCTATTTTGAGGATGCCAAATACTACTACGAGAAAGGCGACTACGTGACAGCGTTCGCGGCGCTGAACTATGCCCACGGCTTTATAGACGCCGGAGTGAGACTTGGAGTTTTTAAGGGAGAAGACGACAGGCTCTTTGCCTTTGGCTGA